In the Campylobacter showae genome, one interval contains:
- a CDS encoding ABC transporter ATP-binding protein, producing the protein MKFKIKNLSCGYGKKLVVKEFSAELEDGEILCLLGPNGVGKTTVFKTILGFLKPFGGEILADGRDFFALSDKERAKIVSYVPQAHTPPFAFKVLDVVLMGRSPYIGAFENPSVKDVKIALQKLEMLEMSEFADKIYTDISGGERQMVLIARALAQEASAVMLDEPASNLDFGNQVKILKAVKELAENGHKIIMTSHFAEHAFYIDAKVALLKRDQSIIYGSANEAITDENLKLAYGADIRVVKNEIEGRSVYSCVPII; encoded by the coding sequence GTGAAATTTAAGATAAAAAATTTAAGCTGCGGATACGGCAAAAAGCTAGTCGTGAAAGAATTTAGCGCCGAGTTAGAAGACGGAGAAATTTTATGCTTGCTCGGACCAAACGGCGTAGGCAAGACGACGGTTTTTAAGACGATTTTGGGATTTTTAAAGCCATTTGGCGGAGAAATTTTAGCAGACGGGCGAGATTTTTTCGCCTTAAGCGACAAAGAGCGAGCAAAGATCGTTAGCTACGTGCCTCAGGCCCACACGCCACCCTTTGCTTTTAAGGTTTTAGACGTCGTTTTAATGGGACGCTCGCCATATATCGGAGCTTTTGAAAATCCAAGCGTAAAGGACGTAAAGATCGCCCTTCAAAAGCTCGAGATGCTGGAAATGAGCGAATTTGCGGATAAAATTTACACCGATATCAGCGGCGGCGAGAGGCAAATGGTCTTAATAGCAAGGGCTTTGGCGCAAGAAGCAAGCGCCGTGATGCTTGACGAGCCCGCTTCAAATTTGGACTTTGGAAACCAAGTAAAAATCCTAAAAGCCGTAAAAGAGCTAGCGGAAAACGGGCATAAAATCATCATGACTTCGCACTTTGCCGAGCATGCTTTTTATATAGACGCCAAGGTTGCGCTTTTAAAAAGAGATCAAAGCATCATCTACGGTAGCGCTAACGAAGCGATAACGGATGAAAATTTAAAACTCGCTTACGGGGCCGATATAAGAGTAGTAAAAAACGAGATCGAAGGCAGGAGCGTTTATTCCTGCGTTCCCATCATTTAA
- a CDS encoding ABC transporter substrate-binding protein, with protein MRKILTVLILAACLLQARIIVDDGGKEVQIPDNVERVTPMIGAFTQMSAMLTGEDKIISGAARLPEMMSKIFPKIKTMNNVSGSLTSSAESIIASNTQVVFGPVGMIFDENQRAQLEAAGIAVVNINKFSNASEIKGAVSKIAQILGGDAVKKAEEFNKYFDENIKYVSEKVQNIKDKKRVLALNFNSGNFSTISGKDIGAEYIKIAGGVNLSSQDNETDFKISKTINEEQVIIFNPDVIITNSREGKEKILNNPAFKQLKAVKDGAVFIVPSGVYLWSVRSAEGALQPLWLAKTFYPQIFADVNLEEEVKKFYLKFYRYELSDEEVKQILNPK; from the coding sequence ATGAGAAAAATTTTGACGGTTTTGATACTTGCGGCTTGCCTTTTGCAAGCGCGTATCATAGTAGACGACGGCGGCAAAGAGGTGCAAATACCAGATAACGTAGAGCGCGTAACGCCGATGATAGGAGCATTTACGCAGATGAGCGCGATGCTAACTGGCGAAGATAAAATCATCTCGGGCGCGGCGCGGCTACCTGAAATGATGAGTAAAATTTTCCCTAAAATAAAAACGATGAATAACGTAAGCGGCTCGCTAACAAGCAGCGCCGAAAGCATTATCGCCTCAAACACGCAGGTTGTTTTTGGGCCCGTCGGTATGATATTTGACGAAAATCAAAGAGCGCAACTAGAAGCCGCCGGCATCGCAGTCGTAAATATAAATAAATTTAGTAACGCTAGCGAGATAAAAGGCGCGGTTAGCAAAATAGCCCAAATTTTAGGCGGCGATGCGGTAAAAAAGGCAGAGGAATTTAACAAGTATTTTGACGAAAATATAAAATACGTAAGCGAAAAAGTTCAAAATATCAAGGATAAAAAGCGGGTTTTGGCTCTAAATTTTAACTCGGGAAATTTTAGCACGATCAGCGGCAAAGATATCGGCGCGGAGTACATAAAAATCGCCGGTGGCGTAAATTTAAGCTCCCAAGATAACGAGACGGATTTTAAGATTTCAAAGACGATAAACGAGGAGCAAGTTATTATCTTTAATCCCGACGTCATCATCACAAATTCTCGCGAAGGCAAGGAAAAAATCCTAAATAATCCTGCGTTTAAACAACTAAAAGCGGTCAAAGACGGCGCCGTCTTCATCGTGCCTAGCGGAGTTTATCTGTGGTCGGTTAGAAGCGCCGAGGGCGCCTTGCAGCCGCTTTGGCTAGCCAAGACCTTTTATCCGCAAATTTTCGCAGATGTAAATTTGGAAGAAGAAGTGAAGAAATTTTACCTTAAATTTTACCGCTACGAACTAAGCGACGAGGAAGTAAAACAAATACTAAATCCAAAATAA
- a CDS encoding Mur ligase family protein: MNETLINIGLAATQILFTFALGFYLITCLQWFSYKFERVLFHFTRPLWHVFFLIVPIVLFYGAERFFWIYFYFALVPSLTLWHKKLDKKLVFTPRVKRFFVILALAVIASYAVYLATQHRVNLGVVLPLVLSFALSFLLEKAKFKAYENSARKKLASMPELKIIMITASFGKTSIKNFLFELLKNDFACRKTPRSVNTLAGLIQDVNNELAAGTQIYIAEAGARLKGDIAQITEFLNPQIAIVGEIGAQHIEYFKTLENIRATKLEALNSKRLEKAFVHSSTQASEGEKIEIYDKNLSGVEASLDGVKFKLGEREFSSPLLGKFNAANLAVCVKTALYLGLDEARIASALSRLKNVEHRLERIDAGGKIIIDDGFNGNFNGMSASYELVGSYEGRKVLVTPGIMESSDEENEKLSKIINKTFDIVMLTSSLNAVALLKHLSRPKVIVIKDKSKIQEALAQNTKAGDLILFSNDAPSFM, from the coding sequence ATGAACGAAACCCTCATAAATATCGGCCTTGCCGCGACGCAAATTTTATTTACGTTTGCACTCGGATTTTATCTCATCACCTGCCTTCAGTGGTTTTCATACAAGTTTGAGCGCGTGCTGTTTCACTTCACTAGGCCGCTGTGGCACGTGTTTTTCCTCATCGTGCCGATCGTGCTTTTTTACGGGGCGGAGCGATTTTTCTGGATTTATTTTTACTTTGCGCTGGTGCCAAGCCTCACTCTTTGGCATAAAAAGCTTGATAAAAAGCTGGTTTTTACGCCGCGAGTCAAGCGATTTTTTGTTATCCTAGCGCTCGCGGTTATCGCTAGCTACGCCGTCTATCTCGCGACGCAGCACCGCGTAAATTTAGGCGTCGTCCTGCCGCTCGTGCTCTCTTTTGCGCTTAGCTTTTTGCTGGAAAAGGCTAAATTTAAGGCCTACGAAAACAGCGCGCGCAAAAAGCTAGCCTCGATGCCTGAGCTTAAAATCATCATGATAACGGCGAGTTTTGGCAAAACCAGCATCAAAAATTTCCTATTTGAGCTACTTAAAAATGACTTCGCCTGCCGCAAAACCCCTCGCAGCGTAAACACGCTAGCAGGCCTCATCCAAGACGTAAATAACGAACTTGCCGCCGGTACGCAGATATATATCGCCGAGGCGGGCGCGCGTCTAAAAGGCGACATCGCGCAGATCACGGAGTTTTTGAACCCGCAGATCGCGATCGTCGGCGAGATCGGCGCGCAGCATATCGAGTACTTTAAGACGCTTGAAAATATCCGCGCTACAAAGCTTGAAGCCCTTAACTCAAAGCGCCTAGAAAAGGCTTTCGTGCACAGTAGCACGCAGGCAAGCGAGGGCGAGAAGATAGAAATTTACGATAAAAACCTAAGCGGCGTGGAGGCAAGCTTGGATGGGGTCAAATTTAAGCTTGGAGAGAGGGAATTTAGCTCGCCGCTGCTTGGTAAATTTAACGCCGCAAATCTAGCCGTCTGCGTCAAAACCGCGCTATATCTGGGGCTAGACGAGGCCAGGATCGCCTCCGCTCTCTCGCGCCTAAAAAACGTCGAGCATAGACTCGAGCGTATCGATGCCGGCGGTAAAATCATCATCGACGACGGTTTTAACGGTAACTTTAACGGTATGAGCGCGAGCTACGAGCTAGTCGGTAGCTACGAGGGGCGAAAGGTGCTCGTGACGCCCGGCATCATGGAGAGCAGCGACGAAGAGAACGAAAAGCTAAGCAAGATCATCAACAAGACCTTTGACATCGTTATGCTAACAAGCTCGCTAAACGCCGTCGCGCTACTAAAGCACCTAAGCAGGCCAAAAGTCATCGTCATCAAGGACAAATCAAAAATACAAGAAGCCCTAGCACAAAACACCAAAGCGGGCGATCTGATCCTTTTTTCAAACGACGCGCCGAGCTTTATGTAG
- a CDS encoding FecCD family ABC transporter permease translates to MNNKALFVVLTVVLIVCAFVSLTLGRYSLGASEIFASLHSLLTGSSVQNEQANAVITQIRLPRIAFAVLVGAALSASGAVYQGLFKNPLVSPDILGVSSGAAVGASIAIIFSLPVFYVSLTAFGFGLAAVFAVVFLSQLIARGKLNVIIMVLSGVVISSLFGAFSSLLKFLADSENKLPEITFWLMGSLARTGGYQNVLYMLGVTAFCSVPLFLLRFRLNILAFGEEEAKAMGVNVKFYSFVVICASTLLTASSVAFCGIVGWVGLIVPHIARSIVGANFNVLLPVSMLLGALFLLIVDTIARCAMASEIPLGIITSLIGAPVFIYLLYQSKKGWL, encoded by the coding sequence TTGAATAACAAAGCCCTTTTTGTCGTTTTAACGGTAGTGCTGATAGTTTGCGCTTTTGTCTCTCTTACCCTTGGCAGATATAGCCTCGGCGCGTCTGAAATTTTTGCCAGTTTACACTCTTTGCTAACCGGCTCCAGCGTGCAAAACGAGCAAGCAAACGCCGTGATAACGCAGATCAGGCTTCCTCGCATCGCCTTTGCAGTGCTTGTAGGAGCCGCGCTTTCCGCATCCGGCGCGGTCTATCAGGGGCTTTTTAAAAATCCATTGGTATCGCCCGATATCCTAGGCGTATCTAGCGGCGCGGCGGTGGGGGCTAGTATCGCTATCATCTTTTCATTGCCGGTATTTTACGTCTCGCTAACGGCCTTTGGCTTTGGACTAGCCGCCGTTTTTGCGGTAGTCTTTTTAAGCCAGCTCATAGCCAGAGGCAAGCTAAACGTCATCATAATGGTACTTTCCGGCGTAGTTATCTCATCGCTTTTTGGAGCTTTTAGCTCGCTTTTAAAATTTCTAGCAGATAGCGAAAACAAGCTGCCCGAGATCACGTTTTGGCTGATGGGTAGCCTAGCTCGCACGGGAGGATATCAAAACGTCCTTTATATGCTAGGCGTAACGGCATTTTGCTCGGTGCCACTGTTTTTGCTTAGATTTAGGCTAAATATCTTAGCCTTTGGCGAAGAAGAGGCTAAAGCCATGGGCGTAAACGTCAAATTTTATAGCTTTGTTGTCATCTGCGCTTCTACTTTGCTGACGGCTTCTAGCGTTGCTTTTTGCGGTATAGTAGGCTGGGTCGGACTCATCGTGCCGCACATCGCACGCTCTATCGTCGGGGCGAATTTTAACGTCTTGCTGCCCGTTTCTATGCTATTAGGCGCGCTATTTTTGCTGATAGTCGATACTATCGCAAGGTGCGCGATGGCTAGCGAGATACCTCTTGGCATCATCACCTCGCTCATAGGCGCACCCGTTTTTATCTACCTACTTTATCAGAGTAAAAAGGGCTGGCTGTGA
- a CDS encoding class I SAM-dependent methyltransferase, protein MQGLLNWQAIRELKFAPMTRDGAGGSAVNWDEIAQMYNGMAELEKCSAQILADALPITSEDSVLDVGCGPGRLSIPMARRAKSLTALDAFGGMLKFCKQNAENADVKNIKFLQKSWLDEDALEIIGKHDVVVASRSVGLGDIKKLNDSAKKYVCITCFLEDYPSLREIWMDMLAGIDERASKRPPFINENPRMFGYNVTFNMLYDLGANVNVRIFDTVYEKNFASKDEAYEFLKFVGEIPKEKEKIFRKNVDKWLVKDKGGVKFYRTTKSYAMWYDVSEVKFE, encoded by the coding sequence ATGCAAGGACTACTAAACTGGCAGGCCATCAGGGAGCTTAAATTTGCCCCGATGACGCGGGATGGAGCCGGCGGAAGCGCGGTTAATTGGGACGAAATAGCCCAGATGTATAACGGCATGGCCGAGCTTGAAAAATGTAGCGCGCAAATTTTAGCGGATGCTTTACCGATAACGTCCGAAGATAGCGTACTAGACGTTGGTTGCGGACCAGGGCGCCTTAGCATACCGATGGCAAGGCGAGCCAAAAGCCTAACCGCGCTTGACGCATTTGGCGGGATGCTTAAATTTTGTAAACAAAACGCCGAAAATGCCGACGTAAAAAATATAAAATTTTTACAGAAAAGCTGGCTAGACGAAGACGCGTTAGAAATAATCGGCAAGCACGATGTCGTCGTCGCCTCGCGTTCGGTCGGTCTTGGCGATATAAAAAAACTAAACGACTCAGCAAAAAAATACGTATGTATCACTTGCTTTTTGGAAGATTATCCAAGTCTTAGAGAAATTTGGATGGATATGCTTGCAGGTATCGACGAAAGAGCCTCAAAACGTCCGCCTTTTATAAACGAAAACCCTAGGATGTTTGGCTACAACGTCACCTTTAATATGCTTTACGATCTGGGCGCAAACGTAAACGTACGTATCTTTGATACCGTTTATGAAAAGAACTTTGCAAGCAAGGATGAGGCTTACGAATTTTTAAAATTCGTCGGCGAGATCCCAAAAGAAAAAGAGAAAATTTTTAGAAAAAACGTGGATAAGTGGCTAGTAAAAGATAAGGGCGGAGTTAAATTTTACCGCACGACAAAAAGCTACGCGATGTGGTATGACGTAAGCGAGGTAAAATTTGAATAA
- a CDS encoding ATP-dependent helicase: protein MPLSKLNQEQYAAATAPAGHNLVIASAGTGKTSTIVARIAHLLNLGVKPEKILLLTFTNKAAAEMIERLNRHFDKKITSRITAGTFHSVSYSLLKFLEKPVTLKQPSELKTLLKSLVERRKFNHLSDVKPYGGAYLYDAYSLYQNLALKQTFGEWLKERSDEQGVYAEIYEDVLREFEEEKSKFGYADFNDLLIKMRNELRKGAPLKFEEILVDEYQDTNSLQGSLISAFETKSLFCVGDFDQSIYAFNGANIEIIGSFKDRFADAKIYALNINYRSSSAILALANKVIANNPRLYEKKLVVGREGKFTSPKLLVYSELFDQYANIAQIIAVSKYKQENIAIIFRNNSSADGLEVALRELGIGSKRKGGVSFFESREVRAAMDLLGILINPKDIMAFIHVCEYAKGVGAALSKEIFEVLSKVGHGDVVRGFLQPDDSVEAFAKKTKNYQLGLFDELDEVGEKSRFAKFNFSEKFFAHPVLKMQKLSESGGQFLYEIYNFLSAAKRHSRPTSLIEDLKNSKIYALIADSLATKRATQKNGNIDETLKKEALERIAGKLEVLGELAKNYSEAEKFYNFITLGSSEMSSGEGVNLLSVHASKGLEFDLVFVVDLAQNRFPNLKLMSMGGSLEEERRLFYVAVTRARDELILSYAKYDKIKKINYQPSQFLIEAGMASAGI, encoded by the coding sequence ATGCCCCTTTCAAAACTAAATCAAGAACAATACGCCGCCGCGACCGCTCCTGCCGGGCACAATCTAGTTATCGCAAGTGCGGGCACCGGTAAAACCAGCACCATCGTCGCGCGCATCGCTCATCTGCTAAATTTAGGCGTAAAGCCCGAAAAAATCCTACTACTAACCTTCACCAACAAGGCCGCGGCCGAGATGATCGAGCGTCTAAACCGACATTTTGATAAAAAAATCACCTCGCGCATCACGGCGGGCACATTTCACTCGGTTTCTTATTCGCTGCTTAAATTTCTAGAAAAACCGGTCACGCTAAAGCAGCCTAGCGAGCTGAAGACGCTGCTAAAATCGCTCGTCGAGAGACGCAAATTTAACCACCTAAGCGACGTTAAGCCTTATGGGGGCGCCTATCTTTACGACGCGTATTCGCTGTATCAAAATTTAGCCTTAAAGCAAACGTTTGGCGAATGGCTAAAAGAGCGAAGCGATGAGCAAGGCGTATATGCCGAGATTTATGAGGACGTTTTGCGCGAATTTGAGGAGGAAAAGAGCAAATTTGGCTATGCGGATTTTAACGACCTGCTTATCAAAATGCGTAACGAACTGAGAAAAGGCGCGCCGCTAAAATTTGAGGAAATTTTAGTCGACGAGTATCAGGACACAAACTCCCTGCAAGGCTCGCTAATCAGCGCTTTTGAGACGAAAAGCCTTTTTTGCGTCGGGGATTTTGACCAGAGCATTTACGCTTTTAACGGCGCAAACATCGAGATCATCGGCTCGTTTAAGGACCGCTTCGCAGACGCTAAAATTTACGCGCTAAACATCAACTATCGCAGCAGCTCGGCTATCCTAGCACTTGCCAACAAGGTGATCGCAAACAACCCGCGCCTTTACGAAAAAAAGCTAGTCGTCGGCCGCGAGGGTAAATTTACCTCGCCAAAGCTGCTTGTTTATAGCGAGCTTTTCGATCAGTACGCAAACATCGCGCAGATCATCGCCGTTTCAAAATATAAACAAGAAAATATCGCCATCATCTTTCGCAACAACTCAAGCGCCGACGGCCTAGAAGTCGCGCTGCGAGAGCTGGGTATCGGCTCCAAGCGCAAGGGCGGCGTGAGTTTTTTTGAGAGCCGCGAGGTACGCGCTGCGATGGATCTGCTAGGCATCCTTATAAATCCAAAAGACATCATGGCCTTTATCCACGTGTGCGAATACGCAAAAGGCGTGGGCGCTGCGCTTAGCAAGGAGATTTTTGAAGTGCTAAGCAAGGTCGGACACGGCGACGTCGTGCGAGGATTTTTGCAGCCCGACGATAGCGTGGAAGCCTTTGCCAAAAAAACCAAAAACTACCAGCTGGGGCTTTTTGACGAGCTTGACGAGGTCGGGGAGAAGTCGCGCTTTGCTAAATTCAACTTTAGCGAGAAATTTTTCGCCCACCCCGTGCTAAAAATGCAAAAACTAAGCGAGAGCGGCGGGCAATTTTTGTATGAAATTTACAACTTTTTAAGCGCCGCCAAACGCCACTCGCGCCCAACCTCGCTGATAGAGGATCTCAAAAATAGCAAAATTTACGCCCTCATCGCGGATAGCCTCGCGACCAAGCGCGCCACACAAAAAAACGGCAACATCGACGAAACGCTAAAAAAAGAGGCCCTGGAGCGCATCGCGGGCAAGCTAGAGGTGCTGGGCGAACTAGCCAAAAACTACTCGGAGGCGGAGAAATTTTATAACTTTATCACTCTGGGCAGCAGCGAGATGAGCAGCGGCGAAGGTGTAAATTTGCTAAGCGTGCACGCATCAAAGGGGCTTGAGTTTGACCTCGTTTTCGTAGTCGATCTCGCGCAAAATCGCTTCCCGAACCTCAAACTCATGAGCATGGGCGGCTCGCTCGAGGAGGAACGGCGACTCTTTTACGTCGCGGTCACGAGGGCGCGCGACGAACTGATTTTAAGCTATGCCAAATACGACAAAATCAAAAAGATAAACTACCAACCCAGCCAGTTTTTGATCGAGGCGGGGATGGCTAGCGCCGGGATTTAA
- a CDS encoding TonB-dependent receptor, whose translation MKNHISIAACASLFACAALNLTAAETVKLDAVEVRGGSYSISQSGIDEGILNKEAVSGPLAGKKIQNMPYQINTVTRELMDNQIAQQPADLIKFFPSAQLQYRFGPEIARPETRGFQAGVVGNMLWDGFYVMPMISIPMVAFETMQVQNGLAGSLYGGQSPSGIFNYVRKRPVPSQHIIFADYVSRGNLGWGLDTSDKFEKVGYRSVVYYGDGQRQVKDSVYRRKFASLGLDFYLTDALTLETNYSYFEHDMYGLATSFSVGSRNGVLNFDVPSPVKSNKKGLGQPFAGSILTVKTASAKLKYELNDDWNFEGGYHWYWSNRNMNTARNTFINSNGDYRVNYGEKDGGGPSDLRSYFAKALGKFETGFLKHDFGIAANGFHWISYSRPNRAQSGNIGTSNIYNPSPLQNPNFRQGGGAKRKSGSSDMNNVSIADEIAFNEHFSTLLSVSKSWFKSQSISAAGVKKKNYSKDGNSYAASLIYKPNEDISFYATYADSINVGYSYTYPVGHPKYGETVYLDPTRSKQYEIGAKARIGETDVSTALFRIERPIAYESVGAGGYTEFSEQGKQVNQGFEITAGGKLTENLSAFGGFMLLDARLKGAKNAYAENKFMIGQPKFRANLLLDYTVPNTNKLAFSTNFHYSGKQYVDETNTHDVDGYFLTDLGVRYSTKAIGKETILRFNVNNVFDKKHWISMMPGSVDGSSNNTMLFLGQSRTFMLSAQVKF comes from the coding sequence GTGAAAAATCATATTTCTATCGCCGCTTGCGCTAGTTTGTTTGCCTGCGCGGCGCTAAATTTGACGGCGGCCGAAACCGTCAAGCTCGATGCCGTCGAAGTTCGAGGCGGCTCATATAGCATCTCTCAAAGCGGTATCGATGAAGGAATTTTAAACAAAGAGGCGGTGAGTGGTCCGCTGGCAGGCAAAAAGATCCAAAATATGCCGTACCAGATAAACACCGTTACGCGTGAGCTGATGGATAATCAAATCGCTCAGCAGCCCGCCGATCTCATAAAATTTTTTCCTTCGGCGCAGCTTCAGTATCGGTTTGGCCCCGAAATAGCTCGCCCAGAAACTCGCGGATTTCAAGCCGGAGTCGTGGGCAATATGCTCTGGGACGGCTTTTATGTAATGCCGATGATCTCGATCCCAATGGTGGCCTTTGAGACAATGCAGGTGCAAAACGGCCTCGCAGGCTCACTCTACGGCGGCCAGTCGCCAAGCGGTATATTTAACTATGTTAGAAAGCGCCCCGTACCGTCGCAGCATATTATTTTCGCAGATTACGTCTCTCGCGGAAATTTAGGCTGGGGGCTCGATACTTCGGATAAATTTGAAAAAGTCGGCTATCGCAGTGTGGTTTATTACGGTGACGGGCAAAGGCAGGTTAAAGATAGCGTGTATAGAAGAAAATTTGCAAGCCTAGGACTTGATTTTTATTTGACCGACGCGCTAACGCTGGAGACCAATTACAGCTATTTCGAGCACGATATGTATGGGCTTGCTACCAGCTTTAGCGTAGGTTCTAGGAACGGCGTGCTAAATTTCGATGTGCCAAGCCCGGTTAAAAGTAACAAAAAAGGCCTCGGACAACCGTTTGCAGGTAGCATTCTCACGGTAAAAACAGCTAGCGCGAAGCTAAAATACGAGCTAAACGACGATTGGAATTTTGAAGGCGGCTACCACTGGTACTGGTCTAACCGCAATATGAATACCGCGCGAAACACGTTTATAAACTCAAACGGCGATTATCGCGTGAACTACGGCGAAAAAGACGGCGGCGGCCCAAGTGATCTGCGTAGCTATTTTGCTAAGGCTTTGGGTAAATTTGAAACGGGCTTTTTAAAGCACGACTTTGGTATCGCGGCAAACGGCTTTCACTGGATATCGTATTCTAGGCCTAATAGAGCACAATCGGGCAACATCGGAACGTCAAATATCTACAATCCCTCGCCTTTACAAAATCCGAATTTTAGACAAGGCGGCGGCGCAAAGAGAAAAAGCGGCTCAAGCGATATGAATAACGTTTCAATTGCCGACGAGATCGCGTTTAACGAGCACTTTAGCACGCTTTTATCGGTTTCTAAGTCATGGTTTAAAAGCCAGAGTATAAGCGCTGCGGGAGTGAAAAAGAAAAACTACTCAAAAGACGGCAATAGCTACGCCGCAAGCCTCATCTATAAGCCAAACGAGGATATTAGTTTTTACGCAACCTACGCCGATAGCATCAATGTCGGATATTCTTACACTTATCCCGTAGGACACCCAAAATACGGCGAAACGGTTTATCTTGATCCAACCAGAAGCAAACAATACGAAATCGGCGCAAAGGCTCGCATAGGCGAGACCGACGTCTCAACCGCACTTTTTAGGATTGAAAGACCGATAGCTTATGAGAGCGTGGGCGCAGGCGGATATACGGAATTTTCCGAGCAAGGCAAGCAGGTAAATCAAGGTTTTGAGATAACCGCGGGCGGAAAGCTTACCGAAAATTTAAGCGCGTTCGGCGGTTTTATGCTGCTTGATGCAAGGCTAAAAGGCGCCAAAAACGCTTATGCGGAAAATAAATTTATGATCGGTCAGCCTAAATTTCGCGCGAATTTATTGCTCGATTACACCGTGCCAAATACGAATAAACTCGCGTTTAGCACGAATTTTCACTACTCCGGCAAGCAATACGTGGACGAGACCAACACTCACGACGTGGACGGATATTTTCTCACCGATTTGGGCGTAAGGTATAGCACCAAAGCGATCGGTAAGGAAACAATACTGCGATTTAACGTAAATAACGTATTTGATAAGAAGCATTGGATTAGCATGATGCCTGGAAGCGTGGACGGAAGCAGCAACAATACGATGCTTTTCTTGGGGCAGAGCAGGACGTTTATGCTTTCAGCGCAGGTTAAATTTTAA